In Elaeis guineensis isolate ETL-2024a chromosome 1, EG11, whole genome shotgun sequence, a genomic segment contains:
- the LOC140851138 gene encoding uncharacterized protein isoform X2, whose protein sequence is MRRRGRYAGVQFQFSQTEAGTSSSAQQPEASSAAQHSEPCPSSSAQHDPPVHQPDDEIHVQDGSGRVRPRRGPTVVRDVWQMREGERIVVECNQLGQPIKKAACLLTSFLGTVARRPQLCPLGYAKWNDMLPTYKVELLRVIESKFVLPPSTHDFVMKSLNRKWKEYKAQLKKDYMRQGMTEEEVARNCPPDVPPHQWMELVHYWFSERAQTYSAIGRAARAAQSVPHTSGSKSYARLRQEFEDEHGREPGQVEFYRMTHTHQDGTFVRDESRDLYERATSLIAERDDESAASTQQSRIEAEVFTELMGPERYGRVRGYGVGVTPTQLSEVSRYTQHAATDAQDSRVRRLEAEIQEIRQSRAAEMEEMRQSRAEMQAMRGQIDRLTSLLEMYGSSQAPGISGTHRDSGTSRGDNDDHPPAD, encoded by the exons atgcgtcgcaggggacgatatgctggtgtgcagttccagttttcacagacagaggccggtacgtcttcttcagcacagcagcctgaggccagttcagctgcacagcattctgagccctgtccttcatcatcagcacagcacgatcctcctgttcatcagccagatgatgagatacacgtgcagg acggatccgggagagtacgccccagacgcggacccacagtagtacgagatgtgtggcagatgcgtgagggcgagaggattgttgtggagtgcaatcagctaggtcagccaattaaaaaagctgcctgcttattgacttcatttttggggactgttgctcggaggcctcagctatgtccgttgggctatgcaaaatggaatgacatgcttccaacgtacaaagttgagctcctccgagttatagag agcaagtttgttctccctccatccactcatgattttgtaatgaagtctctcaaccgcaaatggaaagaatataaagcacaattgaagaaggactatatgagacagggtatgacagaggaggaggttgctaggaattgtcctcctgatgtaccccctcatcagtggatggagttggttcattactggttctccgagagggcacag acttattctgctattggtagagctgcacgagcagctcagtctgttcctcatacatcggggtcgaagagttatgcacgactccgacaggagttt gaggatgagcatgggagggaacccggacaagtggagttttaccggatgactcatactcatcaggatggtacttttgttcgagatgagtcgagagatttatat gagagggctacatctctcattgcggagcgtgacgacgagtccgcagcatctacgcagcagagccgtatcgaggccgaggtattcacagagttgatgggaccagagcgctacggccgagtgaggggttatggagtaggagtcacccccactcagttatctgaggttagtagatatacgcagcatgctgcaacagatgctcaggattcacgcgttcgcagactcgaggcggagatacaggagattagacagagtcgtgccgctgagatggaggagatgcgacagagccgtgccgagatgcaggccatgaggggacagattgatcgccttacatctttattagagatgtatggttcatctcag gctcctggcatatcaggcacccatcgagatagcggcacgtcacgtggagacaacgacgaccatccgcctgcagattga
- the LOC140856609 gene encoding uncharacterized protein, translating to MMNISPAFDFLHDHFQEHNDIIIQTVRELQKATRIIQTLCSEAKGSKRTMVTRNVPATKRSLERFVFHVKALLHNTSSGCSFWMGNLKHKDLSGHVVSSQVYDNGNDDINREAENLTEAEPRVLSDNSSQRDDGN from the exons ATGATGAATATTTCTCCAGCATTTGACTTCTTACATGACCATTTCCAAGAACACAATGACATTATAATTCAAACG GTCAGAGAGCTTCAAAAGGCAACAAGAATTATACAGACCTTGTGTTCTGAGGCCAAG GGGTCAAAACGGACAATGGTCACACGCAATGTTCCTGCTACTAAGAGGTCTTTGGAGCGCTTTGTGTTCCATGTCAAGGCTTTGTTACACAATACCTcaagtgggtgcagtttttggatgg GCAATTTAAAACACAAGGATTTAAGTGGTCATGTGGTAAGTTCCCAAGTGTATGACAATGGAAATGATGACATTAATAGAGAAGCAGAAAATCTAACGGAGGCAGAGCCTAGGGTTCTTTCTGACAATAGCAGCCAACGAGATGATGGGAACTGA
- the LOC105038997 gene encoding LOW QUALITY PROTEIN: aspartyl protease family protein At5g10770 (The sequence of the model RefSeq protein was modified relative to this genomic sequence to represent the inferred CDS: inserted 2 bases in 2 codons), translating to MGLLFCLVLSLLLLRTSPLRDVPHSSCSTKLEEDHHHFNSSGLHLTLHHPRSPCSPASLHHLPFSTVLSHDDSRAQFLAARLTKTGAPRPKSALIDPDSATIPLSSGMSVGVGNYITRIGLGTPSTSYVMVVDTGSSLTWLQCSPCRVSCHEQVGSVFKPSSSATYRSVSCSEPECDGLQSATLNPSACTTSNVCIYQASYGDSSFSVGYLAKDTLALGDAGRILPNLVFGCGQDNEGLFGKSAGLIGLARNRLSLLSQLAPKLGNAFSYCLPTTASTGYVTIGSYPSAQYVYTPXVSSSLDGSLYFVRLTGITVRGKGLAVAQSAYTSMPTIVDSGTVITRLPSDVYSALSKAVVAALRGXARAPAYSILDTCYRGSAKGLGVPEVDMVFQGGAALRLPARNVMIDVDSSTTCLAFAPTDRVVIIGNRQQQTFRVAYDVARSRIGFAAGGCG from the exons ATGGGACTGCTCTTCTGTCttgttctctctcttctcctcttaagaACATCTCCTCTTAGAGATGTTCCCCACAGCTCATGCTCTACAAAACTTGAAG AGGACCACCACCACTTCAACAGCTCCGGCCTCCACCTCACCCTCCACCACCCCCGGAGCCCCTGCTCGCCGGCCTCCCTCCACCACCTCCCCTTCTCCACCGTCCTCTCCCATGACGACTCCCGCGCCCAATTCCTCGCCGCCCGGCTGACCAAAACCGGCGCCCCCCGCCCGAAATCCGCCCTCATCGACCCCGATTCCGCCACCATCCCCCTCAgctccggcatgtccgtcggcGTCGGCAACTACATCACCCGCATCGGCCTCGGCACCCCCTCCACCTCCTATGTCATGGTGGTCGACACCGGCTCCTCCCTCACCTGGCTCCAGTGCTCGCCTTGCCGGGTCTCCTGCCACGAACAAGTCGGCTCCGTCTTCAAGCCCTCCTCCTCCGCCACCTACCGCTCCGTCTCCTGCTCCGAACCCGAATGCGACGGCCTCCAGTCCGCCACCCTCAACCCCTCCGCCTGCACCACCTCCAATGTATGCATCTACCAGGCCAGCTACGGCGACAGCTCCTTCTCCGTCGGTTACCTCGCCAAGGACACCCTCGCCCTCGGCGACGCCGGTAGAATCCTCCCCAACCTTGTCTTCGGCTGCGGCCAGGATAACGAGGGCCTCTTCGGCAAGTCCGCCGGCCTCATCGGACTCGCACGTAACAGACTATCCCTCCTATCCCAGCTCGCCCCCAAACTCGGCAATGCGTTCTCCTACTGCCTGCCGACTACGGCGTCCACCGGATACGTGACCATCGGGTCGTACCCCTCGGCTCAGTACGTGTACACTC TGGTCTCGAGCTCGCTGGACGGCTCGCTCTACTTCGTTAGGCTCACCGGCATTACGGTCCGAGGGAAGGGGCTTGCGGTTGCACAGTCGGCTTACACCAGCATGCCGACGATCGTGGACTCCGGCACGGTGATTACTAGGCTGCCATCGGATGTGTACTCGGCGTTGAGCAAGGCGGTGGTGGCGGCGCTCAGGG ATGCCCGGGCGCCGGCGTACTCGATATTGGACACGTGCTACAGGGGGAGCGCGAAGGGACTGGGGGTGCCGGAGGTGGATATGGTGTTCCAAGGAGGGGCGGCGTTGAGGCTACCGGCGAGGAATGTGATGATCGACGTGGACAGCAGCACGACGTGCCTGGCGTTTGCACCGACCGACAGAGTGGTGATCATCGGGAACAGGCAGCAGCAGACGTTCCGGGTGGCGTACGATGTGGCGAGGTCCAGGATTGGGTTCGCCGCCGGTGGGTGTGGGTGA
- the LOC140851138 gene encoding uncharacterized protein isoform X1, with protein MLGDIMRRRGRYAGVQFQFSQTEAGTSSSAQQPEASSAAQHSEPCPSSSAQHDPPVHQPDDEIHVQDGSGRVRPRRGPTVVRDVWQMREGERIVVECNQLGQPIKKAACLLTSFLGTVARRPQLCPLGYAKWNDMLPTYKVELLRVIESKFVLPPSTHDFVMKSLNRKWKEYKAQLKKDYMRQGMTEEEVARNCPPDVPPHQWMELVHYWFSERAQTYSAIGRAARAAQSVPHTSGSKSYARLRQEFEDEHGREPGQVEFYRMTHTHQDGTFVRDESRDLYERATSLIAERDDESAASTQQSRIEAEVFTELMGPERYGRVRGYGVGVTPTQLSEVSRYTQHAATDAQDSRVRRLEAEIQEIRQSRAAEMEEMRQSRAEMQAMRGQIDRLTSLLEMYGSSQAPGISGTHRDSGTSRGDNDDHPPAD; from the exons atgctaggtgacatcatgcgtcgcaggggacgatatgctggtgtgcagttccagttttcacagacagaggccggtacgtcttcttcagcacagcagcctgaggccagttcagctgcacagcattctgagccctgtccttcatcatcagcacagcacgatcctcctgttcatcagccagatgatgagatacacgtgcagg acggatccgggagagtacgccccagacgcggacccacagtagtacgagatgtgtggcagatgcgtgagggcgagaggattgttgtggagtgcaatcagctaggtcagccaattaaaaaagctgcctgcttattgacttcatttttggggactgttgctcggaggcctcagctatgtccgttgggctatgcaaaatggaatgacatgcttccaacgtacaaagttgagctcctccgagttatagag agcaagtttgttctccctccatccactcatgattttgtaatgaagtctctcaaccgcaaatggaaagaatataaagcacaattgaagaaggactatatgagacagggtatgacagaggaggaggttgctaggaattgtcctcctgatgtaccccctcatcagtggatggagttggttcattactggttctccgagagggcacag acttattctgctattggtagagctgcacgagcagctcagtctgttcctcatacatcggggtcgaagagttatgcacgactccgacaggagttt gaggatgagcatgggagggaacccggacaagtggagttttaccggatgactcatactcatcaggatggtacttttgttcgagatgagtcgagagatttatat gagagggctacatctctcattgcggagcgtgacgacgagtccgcagcatctacgcagcagagccgtatcgaggccgaggtattcacagagttgatgggaccagagcgctacggccgagtgaggggttatggagtaggagtcacccccactcagttatctgaggttagtagatatacgcagcatgctgcaacagatgctcaggattcacgcgttcgcagactcgaggcggagatacaggagattagacagagtcgtgccgctgagatggaggagatgcgacagagccgtgccgagatgcaggccatgaggggacagattgatcgccttacatctttattagagatgtatggttcatctcag gctcctggcatatcaggcacccatcgagatagcggcacgtcacgtggagacaacgacgaccatccgcctgcagattga